A stretch of the Acyrthosiphon pisum isolate AL4f chromosome A2, pea_aphid_22Mar2018_4r6ur, whole genome shotgun sequence genome encodes the following:
- the LOC100164892 gene encoding NADPH--cytochrome P450 reductase — MENPEGDKKSSSSEKKPYTIQPSSSSIEQTSNSSFIKKLKLTGRSLVVFYGSQTGTAEEFAGRLAKEGARYKMKGMVADPKECDMADLVEMKEIQKSLAIFCIATYGEGNPTDNAMDFYDWLQNGNVDLKGLNYAVFGLGNKTYENYNRISIYVDKRLEELGATRVHEIGIGDDDAK, encoded by the exons atggaGAATCCTGAAGGAGATAAAAAGTCAAGTTCTTCAGAAAAAAAACCCTATACTATTCA GCCATCTTCGAGTTCTATTGAGCAGACCTCCAATagttcttttataaaaaaacttaaattgacCGGTCGCAGTTTAGTAGTGTTTTATGGAAGTCAAACAGGGACTGCAGAAGAATTTGCTGGAAGATTAGCCAAAGAAGGGGCCAGATATAAAATGAAAGGAATGGTAGCCGATCCTAAAGAATGTGATATG GCAGACTTGGTAGAAATGAAAGAAATTCAAAAGTCATTGGCAATTTTTTGTATAGCAACATATGGTGAGGGAAACCCGACTGATAATGCTATGGATTTCTACGATTGGCTTCAAAATGGTAACGTCGACCTAAAAGGATTGAATTATGCA GTATTTGGATTGGGAAATAAGACTTACGAGAACTATAACAGAATTTCTATTTACGTTGATAAACGTTTGGAAGAATTGGGTGCTACTAGAGTTCATGAAATTGGTATAGGAGATGATGATgccaagtaa
- the LOC107885348 gene encoding craniofacial development protein 2-like, with protein MRTNGMTIFYSRSSNGKHENGVGFLVNDQLLPSIKKFTPVNDRICHIRIAERVYNGLSGYCLKVILGDFNSQVGRETVYRPTIGSESVHDMSNGNGTRLVEFAIANGLIVSSSFFPRKNINKYTWTSPRGIYKSQVDHVLVDKVHILCIKDVRSKRGADGDSYHFLVLVKLGIKDALDTHANRLEEQLEVQTASEIIKNSVLKVANNTIKQPSRCKAKQ; from the exons ATGAGAACCAATggaatgacaatattttatagtagatCATCCAATGGAAAGCATGAGAATGGAGTGGGTTTTTTAGTAAATGACCAGTTGTTACCTTCTATAAAGAAATTTACTCCAGTAAATGATCGCATCTGTCATATTCGTATAGCCG AAAGAGTGTACAATGGTCTATCAGGATActgtttaaaagttatattaggaGATTTTAACTCACAAGTTGGTCGAGAAACGGTATATAGACCTACAATTGGTAGTGAGAGTGTACATGATATGAGTAATGGAAACGGCACCAGATTAGTTGAATTCGCAATAGCTAACGGCCTCATAGTGAGCAGTAGTTTCTTCCCCAGGaagaatataaacaaatatacgtGGACCTCACCAAGAGGAATTTACAAAAGTCAAGTAGATCACGTCTTGGTTGATaaagtacatatattatgtattaaggaTGTAAGGTCTAAAAGAGGAGCCGATGGTGATTCTTATCATTTCCTAGTACTAGTtaag CTAGGAATAAAAGATGCACTGGATACCCATGCAAATAGACTAGAAGAGCAATTGGAAGTACAAACTGCGTCGGAAATAATTAAGAACTCAGTCCTGAAGGTAGCAAATAACACGATAAAGCAACCTTCTAGGTGTAAAGCAAAGCAGTAG
- the LOC103311062 gene encoding uncharacterized protein LOC103311062 yields MSHLFRSKLLSRKNKEKLYTTYLRPVVTYACCIWATTAGDENKLNIFERKVLRKIYGPVYNPDTQVWERRSNEQIQQLYGKGNIIQFIKGTRLEWAGHVWRADNSIVKKVLVNNLNRKRPRGKPKQRWLDVVKRDIQELRPDWHGDLMHAYNREDWKKLILAVKGLNGL; encoded by the coding sequence ATGTCACATCTGTTTAggtcaaaattattatctaggaaAAATAAAGAGAAGCTATATACTACGTACCTCAGACCAGTTGTGACCTATGCATGCTGTATTTGGGCTACAACAGCAGGAGATgagaataaacttaatatatttgaaaggaAGGTGTTAAGGAAAATCTATGGTCCCGTTTATAACCCTGATACCCAAGTGTGGGAGAGAAGGTCAAACGAacaaatacaacaattatatgGAAAgggaaatataatacaatttataaaaggcACAAGACTGGAGTGGGCTGGTCACGTTTGGAGAGCGGATAACAGTATTGTCAAGAAGGTACTCGTAAACAACTTGAACAGGAAAAGACCTCGCGGCAAACCGAAGCAGCGCTGGCTGGATGTAGTCAAAAGAGATATCCAGGAGTTAAGACCAGATTGGCATGGAGACCTAATGCATGCATATAATAGAGAAGATTGGAAGAAGTTGATATTGGCAGTAAAGGGCCTAAATGGTCtataa